In a single window of the Nilaparvata lugens isolate BPH chromosome 1, ASM1435652v1, whole genome shotgun sequence genome:
- the LOC111050818 gene encoding uncharacterized protein LOC111050818 has product MICLQKLPNAVRAKFENSLGPDDLPAFDHLMKFISNQEKLLEVTAINEVSEQLSSASYTAIPTAKVKTEDHSQVVKPQFTENKSGSNLCVLCNIPHPLYKCERFRKEPINKRMDIVKQNRRCFGCLGSHLKAKCNSLSSCRACKSIHHHTLLCKNNESSQSFLIAERRPDRYPSGSHNRPTISSYQPASTSGGASCRSPPPGFEPMSTQRFTDDIHSSQYVSNSCCTDSRIPQNTASPSRSSSSPFGTAPVTNISTPTRSSSTGMPDTFSGCAQVKAVHASALLGTAIVAVVDQYNRSQLLRAVLDCGSMRSIITTRAAQQLGITIMPARIQINGISEQATAVKGTTHLTLLSRPQFNTFLQTEALVLEQIAGDLPAFPISSELKTSLSHLDLADPGFDQPNRIDLLIGADIYPNVFVSSANAIIPGNPAAFATIFGYVLSGKLNIEDSPAPLHQMQLICTMFAREEPLAEVMNKFWETEDVQINAKLLSPEDELCEQLYESTTYRNDEGRYVVALPFKPSAPVLVSNRKQAYRSHLGLLKRLENSSELKKKYDNFMTEYHELGHLELAKSASDYVIPHHAVFKNKDPTQKIRVVFNASSKDTNGHSLNENLLPGPKLRSNIIQVLTKFRTYKYIVLSDCKQMYRQILLRPEDCRHQHVFWKPNYHEPAKEFELKTVTYGLTSSAYLAQRTLQQLVKDEGEAFPLASKVLTSQTYVDDLLGGSKNFSEAQTLISELIELLSLGSFELQKWNSNTPELIANLPAEFLENQDCMFDDNATAKVLGIVYSLLADNFRYFISPFNGQITKRTVLSFIARVYDPLGWLTPLIMLFKLFMCTLWSQQLAWDTEVPASLRAHWELITAEISRLDNVVIPRLLACNRSTTRLLGFADASEKGFAACIYIHEETENRYVNCRLIAAKSHVALLKTMTIPRLELMGCLLLARLLSAILPTLSEYDLQEIRLYTDSKTALDWINTPTYKLQIFVANRVQQITQLTKLESWHHVTSANNCADIASRGLTPAEIVSCHDWWHATNAFRCLATDFPVSNHLVSNIVPEMKTNPLYILATVEEPIENRLYTAIERVSKFGKLCRIFVYILRFVNRIKPARYEYRCKIVKQIETCEMPASIDTTACEAEIARKLIVHVVQRDKFQKEITELKAGKCPKHLLTLQPYIDDYDLIRLSGCLEHAPISSEARNPLLLPKNEHVSSLIIRHIHLQNCHAGPRTTQAAVCQQYWIISARNQVRRIIHQCVICNRFCRTNLQQRMAPLPAERVTANRPFNLTGLDFAGPFSCKTSLLKRTQTTKGYLCIFVCLTTKATHLEFLSSISVNNFIAALHRFIARRGAPHTLFSDNVKTFTSAARKMYELEKLLKTMPSEVKCFLSNYGINWKFIPPYAPHQGGIWEAAVKSAKTLLHRCIGDTALTYEEYDTIFVRIESILNSRPLTELSSEPAEAASVLTPGHFLIGRPLTAPPQPIETKELLVARRWRLTNQMTQYFWNRWSKEYLCTLINRTKWKTAERNLQLNDLVIIKSVNTSPLSWPLGRIIALHPGKDGLVRVVTIKCTSGNIVRDIRKVHRII; this is encoded by the coding sequence ATGATTTGCCTTCAGAAATTGCCTAACGCTGTAAGAGCCAAATTTGAGAATTCTTTGGGCCCTGACGACTTACCTGCTTTTGACCACCTGATGAAATTCATTTCCAACCAAGAAAAATTGCTGGAGGTAACCGCCATCAATGAGGTGAGCGAACAGTTATCTAGTGCTAGTTACACCGCTATACCAACCGCAAAAGTGAAGACTGAAGATCATTCACAAGTAGTAAAACCGCAATTTACTGAAAACAAAAGTGGCAGCAATCTGTGTGTACTATGCAACATTCCTCATCCATTGTACAAATGTGAGCGCTTTAGGAAGGAACCTATCAACAAACGAATGGATATTGTCAAGCAAAACCGCAGATGCTTCGGATGCCTCGGGTCCCACCTCAAAGCCAAATGCAATTCACTGTCCTCTTGTCGTGCATGTAAATCAATCCATCACCATACCCTGCTATGCAAAAATAATGAGAGTTCACAATCCTTTTTAATTGCTGAACGCCGACCAGATCGCTACCCTTCTGGCTCTCATAATAGGCCTACCATATCTAGTTACCAACCAGCTTCCACCTCTGGAGGTGCTAGCTGTCGCTCCCCGCCACCAGGATTTGAACCAATGTCAACACAGCGGTTTACCGATGACATACACTCATCACAATATGTAAGTAATTCATGTTGTACCGATTCGAGAATCCCGCAAAACACGGCCAGTCCCTCACGGTCTTCTTCGTCACCTTTTGGCACAGCGCCTGTGACCAATATCTCAACCCCAACCCGCAGTTCATCCACCGGCATGCCGGACACCTTCAGTGGCTGTGCACAAGTGAAAGCTGTACACGCTTCTGCTTTACTGGGCACCGCTATCGTTGCCGTTGTTGATCAATACAACCGATCACAATTACTACGTGCTGTATTGGATTGTGGCTCCATGAGATCGATTATCACTACCCGAGCTGCCCAGCAACTTGGTATCACCATCATGCCCGCACGCATTCAGATTAATGGTATCTCTGAACAAGCGACCGCTGTAAAAGGTACCACTCATTTGACACTGCTATCTCGACCGCAGTTTAACACCTTTCTCCAAACTGAAGCCCTTGTCTTAGAGCAAATAGCTGGTGACCTACCCGCTTTTCCAATCAGCAGTGAGCTCAAAACCTCACTTTCACATTTGGATCTCGCTGACCCTGGTTTTGACCAACCCAATAGGATAGACCTCTTGATCGGAGCTGACATTTATCCTAATGTATTTGTTTCTTCCGCCAATGCTATTATACCAGGAAATCCCGCTGCCTTCGCCACTATATTTGGCTATGTTCTGAGTGGAAAGCTAAATATTGAGGACTCGCCTGCTCCGCTTCATCAGATGCAACTTATCTGCACCATGTTTGCCCGCGAAGAACCGCTTGCTGAGGTCATGAACAAGTTTTGGGAGACTGAAGATGTCCAAATAAATGCGAAACTCTTATCACCTGAAGATGAACTCTGTGAACAGCTCTATGAGTCCACTACCTACCGCAATGATGAAGGCAGATATGTAGTCGCACTCCCCTTCAAGCCTAGCGCGCCTGTTCTTGTTTCAAACCGCAAGCAAGCTTATCGAAGTCACCTTGGATTATTAAAACGCTTGGAAAATTCTTCGGAACTAAAGAAGAAATACGACAACTTCATGACAGAATATCATGAGCTTGGCCATTTGGAACTTGCCAAATCCGCTTCTGACTATGTGATTCCACACcatgcagtttttaaaaataaggacCCCACTCAGAAAATCAGGGTGGTGTTTAATGCTTCCAGCAAGGATACCAATGGGCATTCACTAAATGAGAATTTGTTACCAGGGCCAAAACTGCGGtccaatattattcaagtattgACCAAATTCCGCACTTACAAGTACATTGTCCTTTCTGATTGCAAGCAGATGTATCGCCAAATTTTGTTAAGGCCTGAAGACTGCCGTCACCAACATGTTTTTTGGAAACCTAATTATCATGAACCTGCAAAAGAATTTGAACTTAAAACCGTAACCTATGGGCTTACTTCCAGTGCTTATTTAGCGCAACGCACATTGCAACAACTTGTCAAGGATGAAGGAGAAGCATTCCCTCTGGCAAGTAAAGTTTTAACAAGTCAAACTTATGTTGATGACCTGCTGGGAGGAAGTAAAAATTTTTCTGAAGCACAAACGCTTATTTCTGAACTGATTGAGTTATTGTCGCTTGGCTCCTTTGAACTTCAGAAATGGAACTCTAATACTCCTGAATTGATCGCTAACTTGCCTGCagaatttttggaaaatcaagATTGTATGTTTGATGACAACGCTACTGCAAAAGTTCTTGGAATTGTCTACAGCCTGCTCGCGGACAACTTTCGCTATTTCATTTCTCCTTTTAATGGGCAAATCACTAAAAGAACCGTTCTATCATTCATCGCTCGAGTCTACGACCCCCTTGGGTGGCTCACTCCTCTCATAATGCTGTTCAAGCTATTCATGTGCACGCTGTGGTCTCAGCAATTAGCTTGGGACACTGAGGTTCCAGCCTCACTTCGAGCTCATTGGGAGCTGATTACCGCTGAAATTTCCCGTTTGGACAATGTTGTAATCCCGCGTTTACTCGCCTGTAACCGCTCTACTACCCGGCTGCTTGGATTCGCCGATGCCTCCGAAAAGGGGTTTGCTGCTTGTATATATATTCATGAAGAGACTGAAAATAGATATGTTAACTGCCGTCTCATAGCCGCCAAAAGTCATGTCGCCCTGCTGAAAACTATGACAATTCCACGCCTGGAATTGATGGGTTGTCTGCTGCTTGCTCGTTTACTATCCGCCATCTTACCTACGCTGTCCGAATATGATTTACAAGAAATTCGACTCTACACCGATTCCAAGACTGCCTTGGATTGGATCAACACACCCACATACAAATTGCAGATTTTTGTTGCCAACAGAGTACAGCAAATTACTCAGTTAACAAAACTTGAGTCATGGCATCACGTTACTTCTGCTAACAACTGTGCAGATATTGCTTCGAGAGGCTTGACTCCCGCTGAAATCGTCTCCTGCCATGATTGGTGGCACGCTACCAATGCGTTTCGTTGTCTCGCCACTGACTTTCCCGTGTCCAATCATCTTGTTTCCAACATTGTACCTGAGATGAAAACTAACCCGCTGTACATTCTCGCTACTGTTGAAGAACCAATTGAGAATCGTCTGTATACTGCTATAGAACGTGTATCCAAATTTGGAAAGCTATGTCGTATTTTTGTCTACATACTAAGATTTGTCAACCGCATCAAACCAGCCCGTTATGAATATCGCTGCAAAATAGTCAAACAGATTGAAACCTGTGAAATGCCTGCCTCAATTGACACCACCGCCTGTGAAGCTGAAATAGCTAGAAAACTCATTGTTCATGTTGTGCAACGGGATAAATTTCAGAAGGAAATAACAGAGTTGAAAGCTGGAAAATGTCCTAAGCATCTACTAACGTTGCAACCGTACATTGATGATTACGATTTGATACGCTTATCTGGTTGTCTTGAGCACGCTCCGATTTCTAGTGAAGCTAGAAATCCATTATTGCTGCCGAAAAATGAGCATGTATCCTCACTCATCATTCGACACATACATCTTCAAAATTGTCATGCCGGTCCCCGCACCACACAAGCAGCTGTTTGCCAACAGTATTGGATAATCTCTGCCCGCAATCAAGTTCGCCGCATAATACATCAATGTGTCATTTGTAACCGCTTTTGCCGCACCAACCTACAGCAACGTATGGCCCCGCTACCTGCTGAACGAGTCACCGCCAATAGACCATTCAATTTAACTGGCTTGGACTTTGCTGGTCCTTTCTCATGCAAAACATCTTTATTGAAACGCACACAAACAACAAAAGGTTATCTGTGCATATTTGTATGTTTGACCACCAAAGCTACTCATCTAGAGTTCCTGTCCTCGATATCTGTCAACAACTTCATCGCCGCTCTACACCGATTTATTGCCCGCAGAGGTGCGCCGCACACTCTGTTTTCAGACAACGTTAAGACTTTCACATCTGCCGCAAGAAAAATGTATGAGTTAGAAAAACTCTTGAAGACGATGCCCTCTGAAGTGAAGTGCTTTCTGTCTAACTACGGCATAAACTGGAAGTTCATTCCCCCTTATGCTCCGCATCAAGGAGGCATATGGGAAGCCGCCGTCAAATCCGCCAAAACACTGCTACACCGCTGTATTGGGGACACAGCTCTTACATACGAAGAGTATGACACCATTTTCGTTAgaattgaaagtattctaaataGTCGACCGCTTACAGAATTGTCCTCTGAACCTGCTGAAGCTGCCTCCGTGCTCACTCCCGGGCACTTCCTAATTGGTAGACCTCTTACCGCACCACCGCAACCCATAGAGACGAAGGAACTATTGGTCGCACGCCGCTGGAGACTTACAAACCAAATGACCCAATATTTCTGGAATCGCTGGTCCAAGGAGTACCTATGCACCTTGATCAATCGCACAAAATGGAAAACCGCTGAAAGAAACTTGCAACTTAACGATTTGGTCATAATCAAATCTGTCAACACCTCTCCTCTCAGCTGGCCGTTAGGCAGGATTATTGCGCTACACCCTGGTAAAGATGGACTAGTACGTGTAGTCACTATCAAATGCACATCTGGGAACATTGTTCGAGACATACGCAAAGTTCACCGCATCATTTGA